The genomic region CTGGTTATGGAATGTATGTTCTTGGTTATCCAGGTGATTATATAGATATCACCAATCATAGAGTTGTTTCTGCTAAAACATTTCACAAAAGTTATCAAATTTTAGAAAATGATTAGATATCATTTAATTGTAATGGAGAAAGCAATGAAAAAAATATTTTTTAAAAAACGGAACATCTTCCTTGCGAGATTGTTCTTAGGTCAGTTGCCCTTACTTGTCTCTACTTATCTGTTTCTATCTCGTCAGTTTTTAAATTTTTCCGTAGTTCTCCAATTTCTTTTAGTGGTTATTAACTTGGCTTCTATTTTGGTCACTGTTTACCTCACTAGAGAAATGAGGATAAGAAAGTTTGAAGATGATGATTTGGTTAGTCCTAGAACCAATCAACTCATGTATATCGGCTTGACAGGTTTTATGTCTATTATTTGTTTGTATAGAGGTGTCACAGCAGGAGAATTCTATCAACAACTAATCGCATATATTGGTGCTGTTCTCTGCTTGCTTATCATGCTTCTACTCATTTGGGGTTTGAAGTATTATAAAAAGTAGAGGAAGGGTTTTCTTCTTAATCTGGGACTAGTCTAAAGACTGGCAGGAGGAGGTTATCATGTATAAACACTTATTTTTCCTAGATTCAAAAACCTTAGACTGGTTGACACCTTATATTCTGGTCTTGGCTTCTGACACCATTGCTTTTAATGTTTTTGTGCTAACCTTTGTATCTGTGGTGGTCTTTTATTTCCTAAATCCCATGTTATCTTTAATGGCTATCTTCTTAGGGGCTGGCTATGTGGTCGGATTTTGGTTGCTAAAATGGTTTGTTTTGGAAAGGTTAGAGTTAAAGGATGACTTGTAGGGAAGTTTGTTTGTTGAGGAGGCTAGTTTTATGGAGTTTTTTGATAAATTTCATGCCTTTTGT from Streptococcus mitis NCTC 12261 harbors:
- the blpZ gene encoding immunity protein BlpZ, with the translated sequence MYKHLFFLDSKTLDWLTPYILVLASDTIAFNVFVLTFVSVVVFYFLNPMLSLMAIFLGAGYVVGFWLLKWFVLERLELKDDL